A portion of the Pangasianodon hypophthalmus isolate fPanHyp1 chromosome 20, fPanHyp1.pri, whole genome shotgun sequence genome contains these proteins:
- the psmd6 gene encoding 26S proteasome non-ATPase regulatory subunit 6, with translation MPLENLEEEGLPKNPDLRIAQLKFLLTLDGHRQDAEVKTELMEAIRANNMAPYYESLCKELKWSVDSDLLSKMKKANEDELKRLDEVLEDAEKNLGESEIRDAMMAKAEYLIRIGDKEGALTAFRKTYDKTVALGHRLDIVFYLLRIGLFYMDSDLITRNTEKAKSLIEEGGDWDRRNRLKVYQGLYCVAIRDFKQAAELFLDTVSTFTSYELMDYKTFVTYTVYVCMIALKRPDLREKVIKGAEILEVLHSLPGVRQYLFSLYECRYSIFFQSLARVEQEMKRDWLFAPHYRYYVREMRILAYSQLLESYRSLTLGYMAEAFGVSTEFIDQELSRFIAAGRLHCKIDKVNEIVETNRPDSKNWQYQETIKKGDLLLNRVQKLSRVINM, from the exons ATGCCGCTGGAAAACCTGGAAGAAGAAGGATTACCCAAAAACCCCGACCTGAGGATCGCGCAGCTGAAGTTTCTGCTGACTCTCGATGGCCACAGACAGGACGCTGAGGTGAAGACCGAGCTCATGGAGGCGATCCGGGCGAACA ACATGGCTCCTTACTACGAGAGCTTGTGTAAAGAACTGAAGTGGTCCGTGGACTCGGACCTACTGAGCAAAATGAAGAAGGCCAATGAGGACGAGCTGAAGCGCCTGGATGAGGTTCTGGAGGACGCGGAGAAGAACCTCGGCGAGAGCGAGATCCGGGATGCCATGATGGCCAAAGCGGAGTATCTGATCAGGATCGGAGACAAG GAAGGAGCTCTGACTGCCTTTAGGAAAACGTATGACAAAACCGTAGCCCTGGGCCACCGGTTAGACATCGTCTTCTACCTGCTGAGGATCGGGCTGTTTTACATGGACAGCGACCTCATCACGCGCAACACAGAGAAAGCCAAGAG TCTGATCGAAGAGGGCGGAGACTGGGACAGGAGGAACCGTCTGAAGGTGTATCAGGGCCTGTACTGCGTCGCCATCAGAGACTTCAAGCAGGCCGCCGAGCTTTTCCTCGACACCGTGTCCACCTTCACCTCATACGAGCTCATGGACTACAAGACGTTCGTCACGTACACCGTCTACGTGTGCATGATAGCGCTGAAGAGGCCGGACCTGAGGGAGAAG GTGATTAAAGGTGCAGAGATTCTGGAGGTGCTGCACAGTCTGCCTGGAGTGCGTCAGTACCTGTTCTCCCTCTACGAGTGCCGGTACTCCATCTTCTTCCAGTCTCTGG CTCGTGTGGAACAGGAAATGAAGAGGGACTGGCTCTTCGCGCCTCACTACCGTTACTACGTGCGTGAGATGCGGATTTTGGCCTACAGCCAGCTCCTGGAGTCGTACCGCTCCCTCACGCTGGGCTACATGGCCGAGGCCTTCGGAGTCAGCACGGAGTTCATCGACCA GGAGCTCTCGCGGTTTATCGCCGCTGGCCGTTTACACTGCAAGATCGACAAAGTGAACGAGATCGTCGAGACCAACAG GCCTGACAGTAAGAACTGGCAGTATCAGGAAACCATAAAGAAAGGTGACCTCCTGCTGAACAGAGTGCAGAAGCTTTCTCGTGTCATCAACATGTAG
- the slc2a9l1 gene encoding solute carrier family 2 member 9, like 1: protein MESFLKQLVQGKALLFIIVLGLGGSFQMGCHNTLISSPSPFIKRFINSSWTLRYGEAPGEGTLTLIWAAVVAFYSVGGLCGAMSIRCVLSLLGRNKAMIWNNALNVVSLTIMMTSKVANSFEMIMLSRFLFGVTSGLAVGIHSIYLGESAPKKIRGTVSVTLAIFTSIGKLTGQIVGLSEILGQEESWTILFCVPAFFSFIQMVTLPFFPEAPRYLLIEKGKLEECKKALQCLWGPGEYKLEIEEMQVEQATLKGQRSKSLLELLRDSRVRWQCLSVVILYESIQFSGIRGISVFTYSIFQEAGIPVDKIRYITLGIGFSEILTSIMCSLVIDRVGRRVLVWGGFGIMGAIMLLLTITLHLKDYDFWVPYCTVGLVFLFVISHGGGPAGVSMPLSHEMFVQSYRSAAFVLIGVIVWGSFAVFGFIFPFFLNAMKSFSFLIFSCVCLAASLYMFFILPETKGKTPLEIAEDFGKIRVCGSRTDTEEKFLETKL, encoded by the exons ATGGAGAGCTTCTTGAAGCAACTG GTCCAGGGCAAGGCTTTGCTCTTCATCATCGTTCTTGGTTTGGGAGGATCTTTTCAGATGGGATGCCACAACACACTGATCAGCTCTCCATCTCCA TtcattaagaggtttataaACAGTAGCTGGACTCTGAGGTATGGCGAAGCTCCAGGAGAAGGCACGCTCACGCTCATCTGGGCCGCAGTCGTGGCCTTTTACTCTGTCGGAGGCCTCTGCGGTGCCATGAGTATCCGCTGTGTCCTCAGTCTTCTggggag AAATAAAGCAATGATCTGGAACAATGCACTCAACGTCGTCTCTTTAACCATCATGATGACAAGCAAAGTTGCAAATTCATTTGAGATGATCATGCTGTCTCGCTTCCTGTTCGGTGTAACCTCAG GATTAGCTGTGGGCATCCATTCCATCTACCTCGGAGAGAGCGCACCCAAGAAAATAAGAGGGACAGTGTCAGTAACATTGGCTATTTTCACTAGCATCGGAAAGCTGACGGGGCAGATTGTAGGTCTGAG TGAGATCCTGGGTCAAGAGGAGTCGTGGACCATCCTGTTCTGTGTTCCggcatttttctctttcattcagaTGGTAACGCTGCCCTTCTTTCCTGAAGCGCCAAGATATTTACTGATAGAGAAAGGGAAACTTGAGGAATGTAAGAAAG CGCTGCAGTGCCTGTGGGGTCCGGGTGAATATAAACTGGAGATTGAGGAGATGCAGGTGGAGCAGGCCACTCTGAAAGGACAACGCAGTAAGAGTCTGCTCGAGCTGCTGAGAGACTCGCGTGTCCGCTGGCAGTGTCTCTCTGTGGTCATCCTCTATGAATCCATCCAGTTCTCCGGTATCAGAGGA ATCAGCGTTTTTACTTACAGCATCTTCCAGGAAGCTGGTATTCCCGTGGATAAGATCCGGTACATCACTCTGGGCATTGGGTTCTCAGAAATCCTCACCAGCATCATGTGT AGCCTGGTGATTGACCGTGTTGGAAGGCGAGTGTTGGTTTGGGGAGGTTTTGGGATCATGGGGGCCATTATGCTATTGCTCACCATCACTCTTCATCTAAAG GATTATGATTTTTGGGTTCCGTACTGCACAGTCGGCCTCGTATTTCTGTTTGTCATCTCTCACGGAGGAGGACCAG CTGGGGTCAGCATGCCGCTCAGTCACGAGATGTTTGTCCAGTCATACCGCTCTGCTGCGTTCGTGTTAATTGGAGTTATAGTATGGGGAAGCTTCGCTGTATTTGGcttcatttttccattttttctt AATGCTATGAAGTCCTTCAGCTTTTTGATCTTTTCGTGTGTTTGTCTGGCGGCATCCCTCTACATGTTCTTCATCTTGCCAGAAACAAAGGGCAAAACTCCACTGGAAATCGCTGAGGATTTTGGAAAAATCAGAGTGTGTGGCTCTCGGACTGACACGGAAGAAAAATTTTTGGAGACAAAGTTGTga